The genome window CGGCTGTCGCAAGTCCTTTAGCGTTACCGTGGGCACGATCTTTCATCATACACACCTGCCGTTACAGAAATGGTTTCTTGCCATATCACTTATCCTGAACGCCAAGAAGGGCATAGCATCCCGCCAGCTTGCCCGCGATCTCGAACTACCAGTAAAGACAGCTTGGTTCCTGAATATGCGTATCAGGCGGGCTATGGTAGCCGATGAAAGGCTTCTCCAGGGCATA of Candidatus Glassbacteria bacterium contains these proteins:
- a CDS encoding IS1595 family transposase, which encodes MNIMQAFKRFPDQEACIEHLEKVRWSDTPKCPYCESENTNPLKKELRHHCNGCRKSFSVTVGTIFHHTHLPLQKWFLAISLILNAKKGIASRQLARDLELPVKTAWFLNMRIRRAMVADERLLQGIVEMDETYIGGKAHAFNTC